In Desulfofundulus luciae, the following proteins share a genomic window:
- a CDS encoding YckD family protein, with protein MKKKLVIILATILILAMAVPALAATVSAALTPEQAKELSALHQQIINLRKQMVDKYVEYGRLTPEQGQQIKANLDARQKFFAENPDRFAWYGPGVCPGFGLMGGRGGWGRGPGWGMMGGYWNSNPNPAPSTGS; from the coding sequence ATGAAAAAGAAACTGGTGATCATCCTGGCCACCATCCTGATCCTGGCCATGGCCGTCCCGGCCCTGGCAGCCACGGTATCCGCCGCCCTCACTCCGGAGCAGGCCAAAGAGTTGAGCGCCCTGCACCAGCAAATAATCAACCTGAGAAAGCAAATGGTAGACAAGTACGTGGAATATGGCCGGCTAACCCCGGAACAGGGCCAGCAAATTAAGGCTAACCTGGACGCCAGGCAGAAATTCTTTGCCGAAAATCCCGACCGCTTCGCCTGGTACGGCCCGGGCGTCTGCCCCGGTTTCGGCCTCATGGGCGGGAGGGGCGGTTGGGGGAGGGGGCCAGGCTGGGGGATGATGGGCGGTTACTGGAACAGTAACCCCAACCCCGCGCCCTCCACCGGCAGTTAA
- a CDS encoding ASKHA domain-containing protein produces the protein MADKVVILTGGVSREEIALDPLTRKIYLELTEPSLEDNRADVDRLAAALEKLLGPVVVPLAAMRRIPAVLRDADWRVTVTVGAGAPGVWNLVDVEPGDTVKRHYGLAVDIGSTTVVVYLVNMHDGRIMGTAADYNGQVGLGEDILTRIYLAGTPGGLEQLQRAILVTLNGLIRRLTDEHGLAGGNISAVAIGANSTMVHLFLGVDPSRICMAPYIPVVNNPGLIPAGQLGLEINPLAPVYCLPSVGSYVGGDVVAGVLASGLHQQPELSLFVDIGTNGEIILGNRDWLVGCAGAAGPALEGGVAECGMRAEPGAIDSVSIDPESGKVRYTTIGGAPPMGICGSGLVDCLAELLLAGIIDRAGRFKDGRREFVVVPASESATGKDIVVTQVDINNLMRTKGAVNAALELLLESVGCNLSDISRFYAAGAFGQYLHLESAITIGLYPDLPRDKMVRLGNASGEGARLVLLSNRKRAEAEAIARNITYFELNANQVFMNKFVGSKFLPHTNLDYYPTVKAKLIERGLVEAETN, from the coding sequence GTGGCGGACAAAGTGGTGATTTTAACTGGCGGTGTGTCCAGGGAAGAGATTGCTTTAGATCCTCTGACCAGGAAAATCTACCTGGAGCTCACGGAACCAAGTTTGGAGGACAACCGGGCCGATGTGGATAGGCTGGCAGCGGCTTTAGAGAAGTTATTGGGGCCGGTAGTTGTGCCCCTGGCGGCCATGCGCCGCATTCCTGCCGTTTTGCGGGACGCGGACTGGCGGGTAACGGTCACAGTGGGGGCGGGGGCTCCCGGGGTGTGGAACCTGGTGGATGTGGAACCCGGAGATACCGTCAAACGCCATTACGGCCTGGCCGTAGATATCGGCTCGACCACTGTGGTGGTTTACCTGGTGAACATGCACGACGGGCGAATTATGGGCACGGCAGCGGATTACAACGGGCAGGTTGGCCTGGGGGAGGACATCCTCACCCGTATATACCTGGCGGGCACGCCCGGGGGCCTGGAGCAATTGCAACGGGCCATTCTGGTTACATTGAATGGGCTGATCAGGCGGTTAACCGATGAACATGGGTTGGCCGGCGGTAACATCAGCGCCGTTGCCATAGGTGCCAACAGCACCATGGTTCACTTGTTTCTGGGGGTGGACCCCTCCCGCATTTGCATGGCCCCGTACATTCCGGTGGTAAACAACCCGGGCCTTATACCTGCCGGGCAACTGGGATTGGAAATTAACCCCTTGGCGCCCGTCTACTGCCTCCCCTCCGTGGGCAGTTATGTGGGCGGGGATGTGGTTGCCGGCGTACTGGCCAGTGGTTTGCACCAGCAGCCGGAGCTCTCTTTGTTTGTAGACATTGGTACCAACGGGGAAATTATTTTGGGCAACCGGGACTGGCTGGTGGGTTGCGCCGGGGCCGCCGGGCCGGCCCTGGAGGGTGGTGTGGCGGAATGCGGCATGCGTGCCGAGCCGGGGGCCATAGACAGCGTGTCTATCGATCCCGAAAGTGGTAAGGTCCGCTACACAACCATCGGCGGTGCGCCCCCCATGGGCATTTGCGGCTCCGGGCTGGTGGACTGCCTGGCGGAACTTTTGCTGGCGGGTATCATCGACCGGGCGGGGCGTTTCAAGGACGGGCGCAGGGAGTTCGTGGTGGTGCCCGCGTCGGAATCGGCTACCGGCAAGGACATTGTGGTTACCCAGGTGGACATCAACAATCTCATGCGCACCAAGGGGGCGGTTAATGCCGCCCTGGAGTTGTTGCTGGAAAGCGTAGGCTGCAATCTTTCCGACATCAGCCGCTTCTATGCCGCCGGTGCCTTTGGCCAGTACCTGCACCTGGAGTCGGCCATCACTATCGGCCTTTACCCTGATTTGCCCCGGGATAAAATGGTACGCCTGGGCAACGCTTCGGGAGAAGGGGCGCGGCTGGTGCTGCTCTCCAACCGGAAGCGCGCGGAGGCTGAGGCCATTGCCCGTAACATCACTTACTTCGAGCTCAACGCCAACCAGGTCTTTATGAATAAATTTGTCGGGAGCAAATTTCTACCCCACACCAACCTGGATTATTACCCCACGGTAAAGGCAAAGTTAATTGAACGGGGACTCGTGGAAGCCGAAACCAATTGA